In a genomic window of Jeotgalibacillus aurantiacus:
- the aspS gene encoding aspartate--tRNA ligase: MFGRSFYCGEVPEAAIGEKITLKGWVQKRRDLGGLIFVDLRDRSGIVQVVFNPDFSKEALETAETIRSEYVLSIEGTVQARQEGTVNPNLATGAIEIHAESVTIISEAKTPPFAIEDKAETAEEIRLKHRYLDLRRPVMAETFKMRHAITKSVRRFLDDAQFIEVETPMLTKSTPEGARDYLVPSRVHEGEFYALPQSPQLFKQLLMVGGFDRYYQIARCFRDEDLRADRQPEFTQIDIETSFMSQEEIMAMNEQMLFEMMKDVKGLEIQLPIPRMTYQDAMERYGSDKPDTRFGMELTDVSALVKESGFKVFSGAVANGGQVKLINAKGAAEQYSRKDIDALGEFAGRYGAKGLAWLKVTADGIAGPIAKFFNEEEQQSLISAADASEGDLLLFVADKKSVVADALGALRSKLGKDLGLIDEKAFNFLWVTDWPLLEYDEEAGRYFAAHHPFTMPVREDLPLLETDPGAVRAQAYDIVLNGYELGGGSLRIFEREIQEKMFEVLGFSQEEAQEQFGFLLEAFEYGTPPHGGIALGLDRLVMLLAGRTNLRDTIAFPKTASASCVLTNAPGEVSDAQLDELRLSLNLQKN; encoded by the coding sequence ATGTTTGGACGATCATTTTATTGTGGAGAAGTACCGGAAGCGGCGATTGGTGAGAAAATCACCCTAAAAGGATGGGTTCAGAAAAGACGTGACCTTGGTGGACTGATTTTCGTAGACCTGCGTGACAGAAGCGGGATTGTCCAGGTTGTGTTCAATCCGGATTTTTCAAAAGAGGCACTTGAAACAGCTGAAACAATCCGTAGTGAATATGTACTGAGCATTGAGGGAACGGTTCAGGCGAGACAGGAAGGAACCGTGAACCCGAATCTTGCAACAGGTGCCATTGAAATTCACGCAGAATCCGTGACGATTATCAGTGAAGCCAAAACACCTCCTTTTGCCATTGAAGATAAGGCGGAAACTGCAGAAGAGATCCGACTGAAGCATCGTTACCTTGACCTGCGCCGCCCTGTAATGGCAGAAACATTCAAGATGCGTCATGCGATTACAAAATCAGTTCGACGCTTCCTTGATGATGCACAGTTCATTGAGGTGGAAACACCGATGCTGACGAAGAGTACACCTGAGGGAGCGCGTGACTATCTTGTACCAAGCCGCGTTCATGAAGGAGAATTTTACGCACTTCCCCAGTCACCTCAGCTTTTTAAACAGCTGTTAATGGTCGGCGGATTTGACCGCTATTATCAGATTGCTCGCTGCTTCCGCGATGAGGATCTGCGTGCAGACCGTCAGCCTGAATTTACACAGATCGATATAGAAACGAGCTTCATGAGTCAGGAAGAGATTATGGCCATGAATGAGCAAATGCTGTTCGAGATGATGAAGGATGTAAAGGGTCTTGAAATTCAGCTGCCAATCCCAAGAATGACTTATCAGGATGCGATGGAGCGTTACGGTTCTGATAAGCCGGATACACGTTTTGGTATGGAACTGACGGATGTTTCAGCGCTGGTTAAAGAATCAGGCTTTAAAGTATTCAGCGGAGCCGTTGCCAATGGTGGTCAGGTTAAGCTGATTAATGCCAAAGGTGCAGCAGAGCAATATTCACGTAAGGACATTGATGCACTTGGTGAATTTGCAGGCCGTTACGGAGCAAAAGGGCTGGCATGGCTGAAAGTAACAGCTGACGGCATTGCAGGACCAATTGCAAAGTTCTTTAATGAAGAAGAGCAGCAGTCGCTTATTTCTGCAGCTGATGCATCTGAAGGAGATCTGTTACTATTTGTAGCGGATAAAAAATCAGTCGTAGCAGATGCACTTGGTGCACTTAGATCAAAGCTTGGTAAAGATCTTGGCCTGATTGACGAAAAAGCCTTCAATTTCCTTTGGGTGACAGACTGGCCGTTACTTGAATACGATGAGGAAGCCGGCCGTTATTTTGCCGCTCACCATCCGTTCACGATGCCTGTGAGAGAAGATCTTCCTTTACTGGAGACAGACCCGGGTGCTGTCCGTGCGCAGGCTTATGATATCGTATTAAACGGTTACGAGCTTGGCGGCGGATCACTGCGTATTTTTGAACGCGAAATTCAGGAAAAGATGTTCGAGGTGCTCGGCTTCAGCCAGGAAGAAGCACAGGAACAGTTTGGTTTCCTTTTAGAAGCCTTTGAGTATGGAACACCTCCACACGGTGGAATTGCGCTTGGACTTGATCGTCTTGTCATGCTGCTTGCAGGCAGAACGAACCTTCGTGACACGATTGCTTTCCCTAAAACAGCGAGCGCAAGCTGTGTGCTGACAAATGCACCGGGTGAAGTAAGTGATGCTCAGCTGGACGAATTAAGATTATCTCTGAATCTTCAGAAAAATTGA
- a CDS encoding tRNA threonylcarbamoyladenosine dehydratase has translation MLHQFSRNELAIGREGIDLLKGKTVAVLGIGGVGSFAAEALARSGVGRLILVDKDDVEITNVNRQIIALLSTVGQPKADLMKARIADINPECEVISLKMFYTEETYEEFFSYGLDFVVDASDTIAYKIHLMKECIARDIPVISSMGAANKMDPTRFQIADISKTHTDPIAKVIRRELRKQGIKKGIPVIFSDESPIVTREEVNKTVGKENAPIRKAKMPPSSNAFVPSVAGLVAASHVINTLLKDIEIKRVR, from the coding sequence ATGCTTCACCAATTTTCAAGAAATGAACTTGCGATCGGCCGTGAAGGGATCGATCTTTTAAAAGGAAAAACAGTTGCAGTACTCGGCATCGGCGGTGTTGGATCTTTCGCAGCAGAAGCACTGGCACGAAGCGGCGTGGGAAGACTCATTCTCGTTGATAAAGATGATGTGGAAATTACAAACGTAAACCGTCAGATCATTGCTTTATTGTCAACAGTCGGTCAGCCAAAAGCTGATCTGATGAAAGCACGTATTGCTGACATCAATCCAGAATGTGAAGTGATTTCACTGAAAATGTTCTATACAGAAGAAACGTATGAAGAATTTTTCAGCTATGGCCTGGATTTTGTAGTCGATGCGTCTGATACGATCGCCTACAAAATTCATTTGATGAAGGAATGTATCGCACGTGATATCCCGGTTATTTCAAGTATGGGTGCTGCAAATAAAATGGACCCTACAAGATTCCAGATTGCCGATATCTCGAAAACGCACACAGATCCGATTGCCAAAGTAATCAGACGTGAGCTACGCAAGCAGGGCATTAAAAAAGGAATTCCGGTTATCTTTTCTGATGAAAGCCCGATTGTTACAAGAGAAGAAGTGAACAAAACAGTCGGCAAAGAAAACGCACCGATCCGGAAAGCCAAAATGCCGCCATCATCTAATGCATTTGTACCATCCGTCGCTGGATTAGTTGCAGCAAGTCATGTCATTAACACTTTATTGAAAGATATAGAAATTAAAAGAGTGCGATAA
- a CDS encoding ABC transporter ATP-binding protein, producing the protein MSGKTVVELKNVTKQIRSKTIIDNISFNVYSGEVFGFLGPNGAGKTTTIRMIVGLMKLSGGDVIIDGKSIKTDFEGAVQHVGAIVENPEMYKFMSGYKNLVHYARMYKGISKEKIDEVVKLVGLEKRINDKVKTYSLGMRQRLGIAQSLLHDPKVLILDEPTNGLDPAGIREIRDYIRKLAKERDMAVIVSSHLLSEMEMMCDRIGIIQDGKLVDVQTVNDFMSEQTQVFKLEVENPEQIIGRMQAVFEEWKVELVDQSLLISCTKEDVPQIVKWCVRENVDIYGVAPAAKTLEDRFLEVTSRKGEPVNV; encoded by the coding sequence ATGAGCGGGAAAACAGTAGTTGAACTGAAAAATGTAACAAAACAAATTCGCAGTAAAACGATTATTGACAACATATCTTTTAACGTTTACAGCGGCGAAGTGTTCGGATTTTTGGGGCCAAACGGAGCTGGTAAAACGACAACGATCCGTATGATTGTCGGTTTGATGAAACTCTCTGGTGGAGATGTCATCATTGACGGTAAAAGCATCAAAACGGATTTTGAAGGAGCGGTCCAGCATGTCGGGGCCATTGTAGAAAATCCGGAAATGTATAAGTTTATGTCAGGCTATAAAAACCTTGTTCATTACGCAAGAATGTATAAAGGTATTTCAAAGGAAAAAATTGACGAAGTTGTCAAGCTTGTCGGACTCGAAAAGAGAATTAACGATAAGGTAAAAACGTATTCTCTGGGGATGAGACAAAGACTTGGCATAGCGCAGAGCTTACTCCATGATCCAAAAGTGCTCATTCTAGATGAGCCGACGAATGGACTTGACCCTGCAGGAATCAGGGAAATTCGTGATTACATAAGAAAATTGGCAAAAGAAAGAGACATGGCTGTGATCGTATCGAGCCACCTGCTCTCAGAAATGGAAATGATGTGTGACCGGATCGGAATCATTCAGGATGGAAAGCTTGTTGATGTTCAAACGGTGAACGACTTTATGTCTGAACAGACGCAGGTATTTAAGCTTGAGGTTGAAAATCCGGAGCAGATCATCGGACGGATGCAGGCTGTTTTTGAAGAATGGAAAGTAGAGCTGGTTGATCAGTCACTTCTTATCAGCTGTACAAAAGAAGATGTACCTCAAATCGTCAAATGGTGTGTTCGGGAAAACGTTGATATTTATGGAGTCGCTCCGGCAGCTAAAACGCTCGAAGACCGATTCCTTGAAGTAACGAGCAGGAAGGGGGAGCCAGTCAATGTTTAA